A window of Bacteroidota bacterium contains these coding sequences:
- a CDS encoding pathogenicity locus, with translation MLNDFRVIPGVGKSIAQDFIDMGFTSRSQLAGKNPEKLYADFCRMRGMHIDRCMLYVFRCALYFVSTPLHETEKLNWWYWKDKA, from the coding sequence ATGCTCAATGATTTCCGCGTCATTCCGGGTGTGGGAAAAAGTATTGCGCAGGATTTTATTGACATGGGCTTTACTTCACGCAGCCAGCTTGCCGGAAAAAATCCGGAAAAGCTGTATGCCGATTTTTGCAGGATGCGCGGCATGCACATTGACCGTTGTATGCTTTACGTGTTTCGCTGCGCGTTATATTTTGTAAGTACGCCGCTGCATGAAACTGAAAAGCTGAACTGGTGGTACTGGAAAGACAAAGCATAA
- a CDS encoding RES family NAD+ phosphorylase, producing MEVYRLTREKYGLSLSGKGAAAKGARWNSPGTELVYTASNRSLAMAEVAVHFSLATLPDDYFMLTIYIPDNLKLIKLTETELPENWNTFPHISATQKFGDQFVSKSKSCVLQVPSAVTPGDFNLLLNPFHADYAKVKIIDQMKFPFDKRIFKG from the coding sequence ATGGAAGTATATCGGCTTACACGTGAGAAATACGGACTTTCGCTTTCGGGTAAAGGCGCAGCGGCAAAAGGAGCGCGTTGGAATTCTCCCGGTACGGAACTGGTGTACACCGCTTCAAACCGCTCGCTTGCTATGGCCGAAGTAGCTGTGCATTTCAGTCTTGCCACATTGCCCGACGATTACTTTATGCTTACTATCTACATACCGGATAACCTGAAGTTGATTAAGCTTACTGAAACTGAGCTTCCTGAAAACTGGAACACATTTCCTCACATTTCAGCTACACAGAAATTCGGCGATCAGTTTGTAAGCAAAAGTAAATCGTGTGTACTTCAGGTTCCCTCAGCAGTAACGCCCGGCGATTTCAATCTTTTACTCAATCCGTTTCACGCCGACTATGCGAAGGTGAAAATCATTGATCAGATGAAGTTCCCTTTTGACAAGCGGATTTTTAAGGGGTGA
- a CDS encoding DUF2384 domain-containing protein, translated as MSLTKVTIEQKLDKEIALLLQHSSPENLPVPVAAKLRKTRTYEDFLEDKMLIVVVIRLGIPYSLFSLIQHYTPFTENDWASLLDLSTKSLQRYKQASKSFGPLQSEKIIEMAEVTKVGLDVFGDLEKFRGWLNTPSFALGGLEPMELLKDSYGKEMVIGELVRIDHGVFV; from the coding sequence ATGTCTCTCACCAAAGTTACGATTGAGCAAAAGCTCGATAAAGAAATCGCCCTGCTCTTGCAGCACAGTTCGCCCGAAAACTTACCGGTGCCTGTAGCTGCTAAGTTGCGTAAAACACGCACCTACGAAGATTTCCTCGAAGATAAAATGCTCATCGTGGTGGTTATCCGCTTGGGTATTCCGTATTCACTTTTCAGTCTTATACAGCACTATACGCCATTTACAGAAAACGACTGGGCATCACTGCTTGATTTGTCCACCAAATCGCTTCAGCGGTACAAACAGGCATCAAAAAGTTTCGGGCCGCTTCAATCGGAAAAAATTATTGAAATGGCGGAGGTAACCAAAGTGGGCCTTGATGTATTTGGTGATCTGGAAAAATTCAGAGGCTGGTTAAATACACCCAGTTTTGCCTTAGGAGGCCTTGAGCCGATGGAACTTCTCAAAGATTCATACGGCAAGGAAATGGTTATTGGCGAGCTTGTACGTATTGATCACGGTGTATTTGTGTAA
- the lhgO gene encoding L-2-hydroxyglutarate oxidase, whose product MAAKVSVWRRCLSAFCQGRNLPGKFKNGHTKTRVSLRTNSETVSTEKQSFDVVVIGGGCVGLAVAYKINVRHPNLKVAVLEKEDRLAPHQTGRNSGVIHSGIYYKPGSYKAKNCVDGRRELVAFAKEHNIAHDICGKVIAAVKESELAHMHKVFANGQANGVEDIEIITGDQVREIEPYVKAIAGIRVGCTGIIDFPGVTRKLGELLEQKFPGSKVFLSTEAKDFIHHNNSTDIITNRGTINARYLVSCAGLQSDRIAKKEGTRSDAAIVGFRGDYYDLTEKGMSKVRHLVYPVPNPQFPFLGVHFTRMIHGGVECGPNAVFVFKREGYGRTSFSMRDTAQAFGFGGTWKFFAKHWKFGLDEYRGAFSKAYFLKRLQTLIPTLESDDIVASRSGVRAMALSPEGNMIDDFKIEYKGNAIHVLNAPSPAATACLAIGKAVEEMATEKFALVK is encoded by the coding sequence ATGGCCGCAAAGGTAAGTGTTTGGCGCCGGTGCTTGTCAGCGTTTTGTCAGGGCCGGAATTTGCCCGGAAAATTTAAGAACGGCCATACTAAAACCCGTGTATCTTTGCGCACAAATAGCGAAACCGTGAGCACCGAAAAGCAATCGTTTGATGTGGTAGTTATTGGCGGAGGCTGTGTGGGCCTTGCCGTGGCGTATAAAATAAATGTGCGTCATCCGAACCTGAAAGTAGCCGTTCTTGAAAAAGAAGATCGTCTGGCTCCACACCAGACCGGCCGTAATTCGGGAGTTATTCACTCAGGTATTTATTACAAGCCGGGCTCCTACAAAGCCAAAAACTGTGTGGACGGCCGCCGTGAGCTTGTGGCGTTTGCCAAAGAACATAATATCGCTCATGATATTTGCGGGAAAGTAATTGCTGCCGTAAAGGAAAGCGAGCTTGCCCACATGCACAAAGTGTTTGCCAACGGACAGGCAAACGGTGTGGAAGACATCGAAATCATTACCGGCGATCAGGTACGCGAAATTGAGCCCTATGTAAAAGCTATTGCCGGCATCCGGGTGGGCTGCACGGGTATTATTGATTTTCCGGGCGTAACCCGTAAACTGGGCGAACTGCTTGAACAGAAATTTCCCGGCAGCAAAGTATTCCTCAGTACCGAAGCAAAAGATTTCATCCATCACAACAACAGTACCGACATTATCACCAACCGGGGTACCATAAACGCACGTTATCTGGTAAGCTGCGCCGGTTTGCAAAGCGACCGTATTGCCAAAAAAGAAGGCACCCGAAGCGATGCCGCCATTGTAGGTTTCCGTGGCGATTATTACGACCTTACCGAGAAAGGCATGAGCAAAGTACGTCACCTCGTGTACCCGGTGCCCAATCCGCAGTTCCCCTTCCTCGGCGTACATTTTACCCGCATGATTCATGGTGGCGTGGAATGCGGTCCTAACGCCGTATTTGTGTTTAAACGCGAAGGCTACGGACGCACTTCCTTCAGCATGCGCGATACCGCTCAGGCCTTTGGTTTTGGCGGCACCTGGAAATTCTTCGCCAAACACTGGAAATTCGGTCTGGATGAATACCGGGGCGCTTTTTCAAAAGCCTACTTCCTCAAACGCCTGCAAACATTAATTCCCACACTCGAATCAGACGATATTGTGGCAAGCCGCAGCGGCGTACGCGCCATGGCGCTTTCGCCCGAAGGCAATATGATTGATGATTTTAAAATTGAGTACAAAGGCAACGCCATTCACGTGCTCAATGCCCCTTCTCCTGCCGCCACAGCGTGTCTCGCCATAGGCAAAGCGGTAGAGGAAATGGCTACCGAAAAGTTTGCGCTGGTGAAGTAA
- the hemE gene encoding uroporphyrinogen decarboxylase, translated as MNLQNDLLLRAARGEKTERTPVWLMRQAGRVLPEYREVRAKMGGFKELVKSPEFACEVTVQPVDILGVDAAIIFSDILVIPEAMGLDYEMVESRGPLFPKTIRSAADVEALRVANGVDDLSYVCDAIRLTKAALGNRVPLIGFAGAPWTILAYMVEGSGSKTFSKAKRFLYTEPQTAHALLEKITQSTIHYLKAQVAAGADLVQIFDSWAGILSPVQYREFALPYIARICDELHTLVPVTVFAKDAHFIRRDLGLLASCRTVGLDWTMDAAESRELIGPDKTLQGNADPCLLYSDFATIKAEAHKMLRAFGPQRHIANLGHGLYPDLEKDKVRCFVDAVKEFQG; from the coding sequence ATGAATCTTCAGAACGATCTCTTACTGCGTGCGGCCCGTGGCGAAAAAACAGAACGCACACCCGTGTGGCTCATGCGTCAGGCCGGCCGCGTATTGCCCGAATACCGTGAAGTACGCGCCAAAATGGGCGGCTTTAAGGAATTGGTAAAATCGCCCGAGTTTGCCTGCGAGGTAACCGTGCAGCCGGTAGATATTCTCGGGGTGGATGCCGCAATTATCTTTTCTGATATTCTGGTCATTCCCGAGGCAATGGGTCTTGATTACGAAATGGTGGAAAGCCGTGGCCCGCTGTTCCCCAAAACAATACGCTCTGCTGCCGATGTGGAAGCGCTCCGCGTGGCAAACGGGGTTGATGATCTTTCCTACGTGTGCGATGCCATACGGCTTACTAAAGCCGCGCTCGGTAACCGCGTGCCGCTTATCGGTTTTGCGGGTGCGCCGTGGACCATTCTGGCTTACATGGTAGAAGGCAGCGGCTCAAAAACATTCTCAAAAGCCAAACGCTTCCTTTACACCGAGCCGCAAACGGCACATGCCCTGCTCGAAAAAATTACGCAAAGCACCATTCATTACCTCAAAGCTCAGGTAGCTGCCGGGGCCGATCTGGTTCAGATTTTTGATTCCTGGGCCGGTATTCTTTCACCGGTGCAGTACCGCGAGTTTGCGCTGCCCTACATAGCCCGCATTTGCGATGAACTGCATACGCTGGTGCCCGTAACCGTGTTTGCCAAAGATGCACACTTCATTCGCCGCGATCTCGGGCTGCTTGCTTCCTGCCGTACGGTAGGGCTCGACTGGACCATGGATGCTGCCGAATCGCGTGAACTCATCGGGCCAGACAAAACGCTGCAAGGCAACGCCGATCCGTGTTTGCTTTATTCCGATTTTGCCACCATCAAAGCCGAAGCACATAAAATGCTTCGTGCATTTGGTCCGCAACGCCACATTGCCAACCTCGGGCACGGACTTTATCCGGATCTGGAAAAAGACAAAGTGCGTTGCTTTGTGGATGCGGTAAAAGAGTTTCAGGGGTGA
- a CDS encoding putative DNA binding domain-containing protein, whose protein sequence is MTPDELRQLIQGIETDRIEKTESETNTDKFGEAICAFANDFPDHQQPGYLILGVTDNNEIKGVTNAEKVMLTISNLRSGGNLSSPPALTTESIDIDGRQVVVVKVFPHIAPPLKFKGRIYIRVGPSKAIAAENEERMLSEKRARAGNRPFDSQAARGSTLSDLNVNLFRETYLPTAVPPDVIEANHRDIKIQMASLGFYDTKFDCPTHAGILFFGINPLFFLPGAYIQYVRYEKELITSNVVEEKRFSGDLISMLRDLDRFVQLIIRQKPVPVSGLREEMKADYPAWALRELLMNAVMHRNYDSNAPIQFYQSEDSIQIRNVGGLYGAARDAFPEINDYRNPTIAEALKNLGYVNKFSRGVATALDLLIKNGNKVELTIDQPAYINVLIQSAAL, encoded by the coding sequence ATGACACCCGACGAACTCAGGCAACTAATTCAAGGCATTGAAACAGACCGGATTGAAAAAACCGAGTCTGAAACCAATACCGATAAGTTCGGGGAAGCAATCTGTGCCTTTGCCAATGATTTTCCCGATCATCAGCAGCCGGGCTATCTTATTCTCGGTGTGACAGATAACAACGAAATTAAAGGGGTGACCAATGCCGAAAAGGTAATGCTCACCATCAGTAACCTGCGTTCGGGAGGGAATCTTTCCTCGCCGCCAGCACTCACTACTGAAAGCATAGATATAGACGGTAGGCAGGTAGTAGTAGTAAAAGTATTCCCGCACATTGCGCCTCCGCTCAAATTCAAAGGGCGGATTTACATTCGCGTAGGCCCGTCAAAAGCTATTGCCGCAGAAAATGAAGAAAGAATGTTGTCCGAAAAAAGGGCACGCGCAGGAAATCGTCCCTTCGATTCGCAGGCTGCACGGGGAAGTACACTTTCAGACCTGAATGTAAATCTATTCAGGGAAACCTATTTACCCACCGCCGTTCCGCCCGACGTAATTGAAGCCAATCACCGCGACATTAAAATACAGATGGCCTCGCTTGGCTTTTACGATACTAAATTCGATTGTCCTACACACGCCGGAATTCTGTTTTTTGGCATCAATCCGCTTTTCTTCCTGCCCGGAGCCTACATACAGTATGTACGCTACGAGAAAGAATTAATTACCAGCAATGTGGTGGAAGAAAAACGATTTTCCGGCGACCTCATTTCCATGCTCCGTGATCTCGACCGGTTTGTGCAACTTATAATCCGCCAAAAGCCAGTTCCCGTTTCAGGCCTGCGCGAAGAAATGAAAGCCGATTACCCCGCATGGGCACTCCGCGAGTTGCTTATGAATGCGGTTATGCACCGGAATTATGATTCCAATGCGCCGATACAGTTTTACCAGTCGGAAGACAGTATTCAGATTCGGAATGTGGGCGGATTGTACGGTGCTGCCCGCGATGCTTTTCCTGAAATTAATGATTACCGCAATCCCACCATTGCCGAAGCACTTAAAAATCTTGGCTATGTAAATAAATTCAGCCGTGGTGTGGCCACTGCACTTGATCTTTTGATCAAAAACGGCAACAAAGTTGAACTCACTATTGATCAGCCCGCTTACATCAACGTGCTTATCCAATCAGCTGCGTTATGA
- a CDS encoding ParA family protein, with product MKIITFFNCRGKIGKTTMIYHLAHKFAEKGVRVLAVDLDPQAGLTEMFLPSSDQISHLTRNLYFGSLLGSKKLTLHEKSEYRSIPISNNIYLIPNDLEFVSAEEFLSTAWFSFNSDPNDKYPELSLFEDVIKYACEKDDIDIVLVDLGPNLSAINKTVLFMADCNLLPVSYDNLSLHSIRKTGNSLNQWEREWCNSSNYLKKMKEMDRFHSGYIILFPGSTDINLYPNSIYGAAISREYWHEVLQLNIDVGNDIHVDKMSLSLLKFNRSLYPMAIEAGKPMFHLTPADGAIGNHLNAVRQCSLEYDILAERINQACQLGLKL from the coding sequence ATGAAAATCATTACCTTTTTCAATTGCAGAGGTAAAATCGGGAAAACCACCATGATTTACCACCTCGCACACAAGTTTGCCGAAAAAGGAGTAAGAGTTTTGGCGGTGGATTTAGATCCACAGGCGGGGTTGACGGAGATGTTTTTGCCATCAAGTGATCAAATATCTCATCTTACAAGAAATCTTTACTTTGGGAGTTTGTTAGGTAGTAAAAAGCTGACACTACATGAGAAGTCAGAATATCGGAGTATTCCTATTAGTAATAATATTTACTTAATTCCGAATGATCTTGAGTTTGTTTCTGCTGAAGAGTTTCTAAGTACAGCATGGTTTTCCTTTAATAGTGATCCGAATGATAAATATCCAGAACTTTCTTTATTTGAAGATGTCATAAAGTATGCATGTGAAAAAGATGATATTGATATAGTATTGGTTGATTTAGGGCCGAATTTATCAGCAATTAATAAGACCGTATTGTTTATGGCTGATTGTAATCTTCTTCCTGTATCTTATGATAATCTATCATTGCATTCTATTAGAAAAACTGGTAATAGTTTGAATCAGTGGGAAAGAGAATGGTGTAATAGTTCGAATTATTTGAAGAAAATGAAAGAAATGGATAGATTCCATTCTGGTTACATTATCCTTTTTCCAGGTAGTACAGATATAAATTTATATCCAAACTCAATATATGGTGCTGCTATTTCTAGGGAATATTGGCATGAAGTATTGCAATTGAACATAGATGTTGGAAATGATATTCATGTTGACAAAATGAGTCTTTCTTTACTCAAATTCAATCGCAGTCTCTACCCCATGGCTATAGAAGCGGGTAAACCCATGTTTCACCTCACTCCCGCCGATGGAGCCATAGGTAACCACCTCAACGCCGTTCGCCAGTGCAGCCTCGAATACGACATTCTCGCCGAGCGTATTAACCAAGCCTGCCAGTTAGGTTTGAAACTCTGA
- a CDS encoding class I SAM-dependent methyltransferase: MNSDYLEQNRNAWNLKTAVHKQSAFYDIDSFKAGKNSLNQLERDWLGDVNGKTLLHLQCHFGMDTISWARLGAKVTGVDLSDEAVKLAGELAASEKADARFVCCNVYDTRNHIHNTFDIVFTSYGTIGWLPDLNKWAEVIAQSLKPGGRFLIVDFHPVLWMFSNDFSHLAYPYNSAENEPIVELEEGSYADRNAEISYTTYGWNHGLAKIMGSLMAQGLQLKRFEEYTYSPYPCFQNIEQSEDGFWRIKGFGDKMPMMYGIEVVKPV, translated from the coding sequence ATGAATAGTGATTATTTAGAACAGAACCGGAATGCGTGGAACCTGAAGACCGCTGTACACAAGCAGTCGGCGTTTTATGATATCGACTCGTTTAAAGCCGGTAAGAACAGTTTAAATCAGCTTGAGCGTGACTGGCTGGGCGATGTAAACGGGAAGACGCTGCTTCACCTGCAATGTCATTTTGGAATGGACACGATTTCCTGGGCGAGACTGGGGGCCAAAGTCACAGGCGTTGATCTTTCCGACGAAGCTGTTAAGCTGGCCGGTGAACTGGCCGCATCCGAAAAGGCTGATGCGCGTTTTGTATGCTGTAACGTATATGACACACGCAACCACATACACAACACCTTTGATATTGTGTTTACCTCGTACGGAACCATCGGCTGGCTTCCCGACCTGAACAAATGGGCCGAAGTAATTGCACAATCGCTTAAGCCCGGCGGACGGTTTCTGATAGTGGATTTTCATCCGGTGTTGTGGATGTTTTCGAACGATTTTTCACACCTGGCCTATCCCTATAACAGTGCCGAAAACGAGCCGATTGTGGAACTGGAAGAAGGCAGCTACGCTGACCGCAATGCGGAAATCAGCTATACCACCTACGGCTGGAACCATGGCCTTGCAAAAATTATGGGCAGTTTGATGGCACAAGGACTTCAGCTGAAACGCTTTGAGGAATACACCTACTCGCCTTACCCCTGTTTTCAGAATATTGAGCAGAGCGAAGACGGTTTCTGGCGCATCAAAGGTTTCGGCGATAAAATGCCGATGATGTACGGGATTGAGGTGGTGAAGCCGGTGTAA